GTTTCGGTTAGCCGCGCCCGATGAGCCCGGCAAACGGCAGCGAAGGACAAGGAGACCAGGTGAGCGCCCTCTTCCCAGCATTGCGCACCGAACAGGCCAAGACCGCGCTGCGGTTCGGCGACCGCGGGCTCAGCTACGCCGAACTCGCCGCGGTCGCGGGCACGCTCGCCCACCGGCTGCGCGCCAGGGACTGCTCCCGGGTCGCGGTGTGGGCCACGCCCAGCATGGAGACCAGCGTCGCGGTCGTCGCAGCGCTGCTGGCAGGGATACCGGCGGTGCCGGTGAACCCCAAGATCGGTACCCGGGAGCTGGAGCACATCGTCTCCGACAGCGCGCCCTCGCTGGTGCTGGCCGAACCGGACGCACAGCTGCCTGCCGCGCTCGCCGCCCTGCCCCGCCAGGACGTCGAGCTGACCGGCTCGGCAACCGAACCGCCGGAGGAGCCGGGCGAGGAGGCGCCTGCGGTGATCGTCTACACCTCGGGCACCACCGGGCCGCCCAAGGGTGTGGTGCTGCCACGGCGCGCGATCGCCACCACCCTGGACGCGTTGCGGGACGCCTGGCAGTGGACGGCCGCGGATGTGCTGGTGCACGCGCTGCCGCTGTTCCACGTGCACGGGCTGATCCTCGGCGTGCTCGGACCGTTGCGTCGCGGCGGCACGGTGCACCACCTCGGCCGGTTCTCCACCGCGGCGGTGGCGCGGGAACTCGCGGGCGAGGCCACGATGATGTTCGGCGTACCGACGATGTACCACCGGATCGCCACCGAGGTCGGGGACGACCCGGAGCTGGCATCGGCGCTACGCGGCGCGCGGCTGCTGGTGTCCGGCTCGGCGGCCCTGCCGGTGCACGACCACGAGCGCATCGCCGCGGCGACCGGGCAGCGGGTGGTGGAACGCTACGGCATGTCCGAGACGCTGATGAACACCAGCGTCCGTGCCGACGGCGAGCGCAGGCCCGGCACGGTCGGCGTGCCGTTGCGGGGCGTCGAATTGCGGCTGGTGGACGAGGCGGGCAACCCGATCGAGGCCCCCGACGGGGAGACGGTCGGCGAGATCCAGGTACGCGGCCCGAACCTGTTTACCGAGTACCTCAACCGGCCGGACGCCACCGCCGAGGCCTTCACCGATGGCTGGTTCCGCACCGGGGACATGGCGACAAGGGACCCGGACGGCTACCTCCGCATCGTGGGCAGGAAGGCCACCGACATCATCAAGAGCGGCGGGTACAAGATCGGCGCCGGCGAGATCGAGAACGCGCTGCTGGAACATCCCGGGGTGGCCGAGGTGGCGGTCACCGGCGAGCCGGACCCCGACCTCGGGGAGCGGATCGTGGCCTGGGTGGTGCCGCACGGCAGCCCACCTGCGGAGCGGGAGCTCGCCGACC
The sequence above is drawn from the Amycolatopsis aidingensis genome and encodes:
- a CDS encoding acyl-CoA synthetase, producing the protein MSALFPALRTEQAKTALRFGDRGLSYAELAAVAGTLAHRLRARDCSRVAVWATPSMETSVAVVAALLAGIPAVPVNPKIGTRELEHIVSDSAPSLVLAEPDAQLPAALAALPRQDVELTGSATEPPEEPGEEAPAVIVYTSGTTGPPKGVVLPRRAIATTLDALRDAWQWTAADVLVHALPLFHVHGLILGVLGPLRRGGTVHHLGRFSTAAVARELAGEATMMFGVPTMYHRIATEVGDDPELASALRGARLLVSGSAALPVHDHERIAAATGQRVVERYGMSETLMNTSVRADGERRPGTVGVPLRGVELRLVDEAGNPIEAPDGETVGEIQVRGPNLFTEYLNRPDATAEAFTDGWFRTGDMATRDPDGYLRIVGRKATDIIKSGGYKIGAGEIENALLEHPGVAEVAVTGEPDPDLGERIVAWVVPHGSPPAERELADHVARLLTPHKRPRVVRFLDALPRNDMGKVLKRALDA